A genomic window from Onychostoma macrolepis isolate SWU-2019 chromosome 22, ASM1243209v1, whole genome shotgun sequence includes:
- the LOC131530917 gene encoding uncharacterized protein LOC131530917 isoform X1: MFLWSLLSCFICIHDVKADAIKIISVMEGDAVTLDTDFTNIQRKDAITWKFGESHIAEVNKHSLYTYADERFRDRLKMHPTGSLTIKNIRFTDSGYYTASIGRSRRTSQEIFRVIVDAPVKTMVITTVAEIEASQTPSDRGESRLIMLPISSSSFPAPLPVPEIISNSSQCSSSSSVSRCVLLCSVVNVSHVTLSWYKGNSLLSSISVSDLSISLSLPLEVEYQEKNTYSCVINNPISNQTKHLNTMQLCQPCSSSVQCCSFTEAVFRLVVSALVIMAAVAVLVDHFRSIKVEQKMRKQPGNGQSPSGPQ; this comes from the exons ATGTTCCTGTGGAGCTTGTTGTCTTGTTTTATATGCATTCATG ATGTCAAAGCAGATGCAATAAAGATTATATCGGTGATGGAGGGAGATGCTGTCACTCTAGACACTGATTTTACTAACATTCAGAGAAAAGATGCCATAACGTGGAAGTTTGGTGAATCACATATTGCTGAAGTCAATAAACACAGCCTCTATACATATGctgatgagagattcagagatAGACTGAAGATGCATccgactggatctctgaccatcaaaAACATCAGATTCACTGACTCTGGATATTATACAGCGTCTATCGGCCGCTCCAGAAGGACCTCGCAAGAGATATTCAGAGTTATTGTCGATG cacCTGTTAAAACTATGGTTATCACAACAGTCGCAGAAATCGAAGCGAGTCAAACTCCAAGTGATCGAGGTGAGTCCCGCCTCATCATGCTTCCTATATCTTCCTCATCTTTTCCAGCTCCTTTACCAGTACCTGAGATTATCAGCAACTCTTCACAATGTTCATCGTCATCTTCAGTGTCCAGATGTGTGCtgctgtgttcagtggtgaatgtgagtcatgtgactctctcctggtacaaaggaaacagtttattgtccagcatcagtgtgtctgatctcagcatcagtctctctcttcctctggaggtggaatatcaggagaaaaacacctacagctgtgtgatcaacaatcccatcagcaaccagaccaAACATCTCAATACCATGCAACTTTGTCAACCATGTTCAA gCTCTGTCCAGTGTTGTAGTTTTACTGAAGCTGTGTTCCGATTGGTCGTCTCTGCTCTGGTGATCATGGCTGCTGTTGCTGTATTGGTTGATCACTTCAGATCCATAAAAGTTGAACAGAAAATGAGGAAACAGCCAGGAAATGGTCAATCACCATCAGGTCCTCAATGA
- the LOC131530917 gene encoding CD48 antigen-like isoform X2 has product MFLWSLLSCFICIHDVKADAIKIISVMEGDAVTLDTDFTNIQRKDAITWKFGESHIAEVNKHSLYTYADERFRDRLKMHPTGSLTIKNIRFTDSGYYTASIGRSRRTSQEIFRVIVDAPLPVPEIISNSSQCSSSSSVSRCVLLCSVVNVSHVTLSWYKGNSLLSSISVSDLSISLSLPLEVEYQEKNTYSCVINNPISNQTKHLNTMQLCQPCSSSVQCCSFTEAVFRLVVSALVIMAAVAVLVDHFRSIKVEQKMRKQPGNGQSPSGPQ; this is encoded by the exons ATGTTCCTGTGGAGCTTGTTGTCTTGTTTTATATGCATTCATG ATGTCAAAGCAGATGCAATAAAGATTATATCGGTGATGGAGGGAGATGCTGTCACTCTAGACACTGATTTTACTAACATTCAGAGAAAAGATGCCATAACGTGGAAGTTTGGTGAATCACATATTGCTGAAGTCAATAAACACAGCCTCTATACATATGctgatgagagattcagagatAGACTGAAGATGCATccgactggatctctgaccatcaaaAACATCAGATTCACTGACTCTGGATATTATACAGCGTCTATCGGCCGCTCCAGAAGGACCTCGCAAGAGATATTCAGAGTTATTGTCGATG CTCCTTTACCAGTACCTGAGATTATCAGCAACTCTTCACAATGTTCATCGTCATCTTCAGTGTCCAGATGTGTGCtgctgtgttcagtggtgaatgtgagtcatgtgactctctcctggtacaaaggaaacagtttattgtccagcatcagtgtgtctgatctcagcatcagtctctctcttcctctggaggtggaatatcaggagaaaaacacctacagctgtgtgatcaacaatcccatcagcaaccagaccaAACATCTCAATACCATGCAACTTTGTCAACCATGTTCAA gCTCTGTCCAGTGTTGTAGTTTTACTGAAGCTGTGTTCCGATTGGTCGTCTCTGCTCTGGTGATCATGGCTGCTGTTGCTGTATTGGTTGATCACTTCAGATCCATAAAAGTTGAACAGAAAATGAGGAAACAGCCAGGAAATGGTCAATCACCATCAGGTCCTCAATGA